A part of Jiangella alba genomic DNA contains:
- a CDS encoding basic amino acid ABC transporter substrate-binding protein, which produces MSRHNSIARLTKITAAAAVVAALAACGGDDDGGSTATGTQGADLALVQDGTLTVCSDVPYPPFEVESPDAPSGYSGFDMDLMQAIADGLGLQMAVQDVGFDPLQSGAVLAAGQCDLGASAMTITDERKQNLDFSDPYYDSLQSLLVPADSGITSIDDLVGKTVGVQQGTTGEIYAKEHLPEGANEPQAFPSDAELWPALQAGNIAAILQDLPVNQEHARSDPGYEVVEEYQTDEQYGFAFAKGEKTALLDAVNEQLQALRDDGTYDEIYAKYFAMDSTGTSGPTAPSPSTS; this is translated from the coding sequence ATGTCCAGGCACAACAGCATCGCACGGTTGACCAAGATCACCGCCGCTGCCGCCGTCGTGGCCGCGCTGGCCGCGTGCGGCGGTGACGACGACGGCGGCTCGACCGCCACCGGCACTCAGGGCGCCGATCTCGCGCTCGTCCAGGACGGCACACTGACCGTCTGCTCCGACGTCCCGTACCCGCCGTTCGAGGTGGAGAGCCCGGACGCGCCCAGCGGCTACAGCGGCTTCGACATGGACCTCATGCAGGCCATCGCCGACGGCCTGGGGCTGCAGATGGCGGTCCAGGACGTCGGGTTCGACCCGCTGCAGAGCGGCGCCGTGCTGGCCGCCGGCCAGTGCGACCTCGGCGCGTCCGCCATGACCATCACCGACGAGCGCAAGCAGAACCTCGACTTCTCGGATCCGTACTACGACTCGTTGCAGTCGCTGCTGGTGCCCGCCGACTCTGGCATCACTTCCATCGACGACCTCGTCGGCAAGACCGTCGGCGTCCAGCAGGGCACGACCGGCGAGATCTACGCCAAGGAGCACCTGCCGGAGGGCGCGAACGAGCCGCAGGCGTTCCCCAGCGACGCCGAGCTGTGGCCGGCGCTGCAGGCCGGCAACATCGCCGCCATCCTGCAGGACCTCCCGGTCAACCAGGAGCACGCGCGCTCCGACCCGGGCTACGAGGTGGTCGAGGAGTACCAGACCGACGAGCAGTACGGCTTCGCCTTCGCCAAGGGCGAGAAGACGGCGCTGCTCGACGCCGTGAACGAGCAGTTGCAGGCGTTGCGCGACGACGGCACCTACGACGAGATCTACGCGAAGTACTTCGCGATGGACTCGACCGGCACGAGCGGCCCCACGGCACCCAGCCCGAGCACGAGCTGA
- a CDS encoding zinc-binding dehydrogenase, whose product MFAAYASSLDADDPLAGLTLGERPEPPVPDGWTTVTVRATALNHHDLWSLRGVGLDAGRLPMILGCDAAGVTDDGREVLVHAVVSDPDWRDDETLDPKRTLLSELHPGTFAERVAVPARNLVPKPSALSFEEAACLPTAWLTAYRMLFTQARVVPGQTVLVQGAGGGVATALVALGAAAGARVWVTSRNPAKAARVTSLGADRVFGSGERLPERVDAVMETVGAATWQHSVRSLRPGGTLVVSGATSGYVAETELNRVFFLQLRVVGSTMGTRDELARLVAFCERTGLRPVVDRVLPLSGARDGFAALDAGDVFGKVVFTP is encoded by the coding sequence ATGTTCGCCGCCTACGCCTCGTCCCTGGACGCCGACGACCCTCTCGCCGGGCTCACCCTGGGGGAGCGGCCCGAGCCGCCGGTCCCCGACGGCTGGACGACGGTGACGGTGCGGGCGACGGCGCTCAACCACCACGACCTCTGGTCCCTGCGCGGCGTCGGCCTCGACGCCGGCCGGCTGCCGATGATCCTCGGCTGCGACGCCGCGGGCGTCACCGACGACGGCCGCGAGGTCCTCGTCCACGCCGTCGTCTCCGACCCCGACTGGCGCGACGACGAGACGCTCGACCCCAAGCGGACGCTGCTGTCCGAGCTGCACCCGGGCACGTTCGCCGAGCGGGTGGCGGTGCCGGCGCGGAACCTGGTGCCCAAGCCGTCCGCGCTGTCGTTCGAGGAGGCCGCGTGCCTGCCGACGGCGTGGCTGACGGCGTACCGCATGCTGTTCACGCAGGCACGGGTGGTGCCGGGGCAGACGGTGCTCGTGCAGGGCGCCGGCGGCGGCGTGGCGACGGCGCTGGTGGCGCTGGGTGCGGCGGCCGGGGCGCGGGTCTGGGTGACGTCGCGGAACCCGGCGAAGGCCGCGCGGGTGACGTCCCTGGGCGCCGACCGGGTGTTCGGCAGCGGTGAGCGGCTGCCCGAGCGCGTCGACGCCGTCATGGAGACGGTGGGCGCGGCCACGTGGCAGCACTCCGTGCGGTCGCTGCGGCCGGGCGGCACCCTGGTGGTGTCGGGCGCGACGTCGGGCTACGTCGCCGAGACCGAGCTGAACCGGGTGTTCTTCCTGCAGTTGCGGGTCGTCGGCTCCACCATGGGCACCCGCGACGAACTGGCCCGGCTCGTGGCGTTCTGCGAGCGGACCGGCCTGCGTCCGGTGGTCGACCGCGTGCTGCCGCTGTCCGGCGCCCGCGACGGTTTCGCCGCCCTCGACGCCGGCGACGTCTTCGGCAAGGTCGTCTTCACTCCGTGA
- a CDS encoding AAA family ATPase, with translation MNLLDRRPVRRVQFQPPAGPPLDLGRWPWTLPPVRRLVTDGLDLAPLTVLVGENGSGKSTLVEGVALAYGFSPEGGSTGARHTTRVSESELSRALRLTRGPGAPKDGFFLRAETMHGFFSYLEANPNPRSQDPVFHELSHGESFLAVLRHRFQRPGFYCLDEPESALSFSGCLALVGALTEIADAGGQVLVATHSPLVASLPGATVLEVGEWGLREVAWADLDLVRQWRDFLDAPARYLRQVTE, from the coding sequence GTGAACCTGCTCGACCGGCGCCCGGTGCGGCGGGTGCAGTTCCAGCCGCCGGCCGGCCCGCCGCTCGACCTCGGCCGCTGGCCGTGGACGCTGCCGCCGGTGCGCCGGCTCGTCACCGACGGCCTCGACCTCGCGCCGCTCACCGTCCTCGTCGGCGAGAACGGCAGCGGCAAGTCCACCCTGGTGGAAGGGGTAGCGCTGGCGTACGGGTTCTCCCCCGAGGGCGGCTCGACCGGCGCCCGGCACACCACCAGGGTGAGCGAGTCGGAGCTGTCCCGCGCGCTACGGCTGACCCGCGGGCCGGGCGCGCCGAAGGACGGGTTCTTCCTGCGCGCCGAGACGATGCACGGCTTCTTCAGCTACCTCGAGGCCAACCCGAACCCACGCAGCCAGGACCCGGTCTTCCACGAGCTCAGCCACGGCGAGTCCTTCCTCGCCGTCCTGCGCCACCGGTTCCAGCGGCCGGGCTTCTACTGCCTCGACGAGCCCGAGTCGGCGCTGTCGTTCAGCGGCTGCCTCGCCCTGGTGGGCGCGTTGACGGAGATCGCCGACGCCGGCGGCCAGGTGCTGGTGGCCACCCACTCACCGCTGGTCGCGTCGCTGCCCGGCGCGACCGTCCTCGAGGTCGGCGAGTGGGGGCTGCGCGAGGTGGCCTGGGCCGACCTCGACCTCGTCCGGCAGTGGCGCGACTTCCTCGACGCCCCCGCCCGCTACCTCCGCCAGGTCACGGAGTGA
- a CDS encoding GDSL-type esterase/lipase family protein: MSDPRDVRVCVFGDSFVAGVGDPKALGWVGRVAARTPSSTGVALTAYPLGVRGEATEEMVVRMPMECAPRFARGDEHRVVLAPGVADAFRGVPVARSVAALEFGLSSVSVPALVVGPPPVGDDAMLARIGDLDAAWARLCAGRGVPYIATFGPLTAKAAWQTARADDGLHPDQTGYGLLSYLVLNGGWYPWLGVEAPSTPVKDRRAPRASS; encoded by the coding sequence GTGAGCGACCCCCGCGACGTCCGGGTGTGCGTCTTCGGCGACTCCTTCGTCGCCGGCGTCGGTGACCCGAAGGCGCTCGGCTGGGTCGGCCGGGTGGCCGCGCGCACGCCGTCGTCCACCGGGGTCGCGCTGACGGCGTACCCGCTGGGCGTGCGCGGCGAGGCCACCGAGGAGATGGTCGTGCGCATGCCGATGGAGTGCGCGCCCCGCTTCGCCCGCGGCGACGAGCACCGCGTCGTGCTGGCGCCCGGCGTGGCCGACGCGTTCCGGGGCGTGCCGGTGGCGCGGTCGGTGGCGGCGCTGGAGTTCGGGCTCTCCTCGGTGAGCGTCCCGGCGCTGGTGGTCGGGCCCCCTCCCGTCGGCGACGACGCCATGCTGGCCCGCATCGGCGACCTCGACGCCGCGTGGGCGCGGCTGTGCGCCGGCCGCGGCGTCCCCTACATCGCGACGTTCGGCCCGCTGACGGCCAAGGCCGCCTGGCAGACCGCCCGCGCCGACGACGGCCTGCACCCCGACCAGACCGGCTACGGCCTGCTCTCGTACCTCGTGCTCAACGGCGGCTGGTACCCCTGGCTGGGCGTCGAGGCGCCGAGCACGCCGGTGAAGGACCGCCGGGCCCCGCGCGCCTCGTCGTGA
- a CDS encoding DUF6104 family protein: protein MYFTDRGIEELDERRGDEQVTLGWLAERLRHFVDQNPEFETPVERLATWLARADDEDDDDLGGDAG, encoded by the coding sequence ATGTACTTCACCGACCGCGGCATCGAGGAACTCGACGAGCGCCGGGGTGACGAACAGGTCACCCTGGGCTGGCTGGCCGAGCGGCTGCGCCACTTCGTCGACCAGAACCCGGAGTTCGAGACCCCGGTCGAGCGGCTGGCCACCTGGCTGGCCCGCGCCGACGACGAGGACGACGACGACCTCGGCGGCGACGCCGGGTGA
- a CDS encoding multifunctional oxoglutarate decarboxylase/oxoglutarate dehydrogenase thiamine pyrophosphate-binding subunit/dihydrolipoyllysine-residue succinyltransferase subunit translates to MRGPGHPDYPVPEQPRRFERKKANATVAPTGPESGFGPNEWLVEEFYESWLEDPSSVDPQWAEFFAGRKAADAAPAAPPGPATAATPTPAPAATPTSPARTTVTTQPAAVPAQTATTQSASAQPTTTAAKAAPKPTPAQPPKAPAQPQDAAGQPEVVPLRGAPARTATNMEASLEVPTATSVRAVPAKLLVDNRIVINNHLARSRGGKVSFTHIIGYALVKALHQMPDMNYAFADNDGKPALAKPQHINLGLAIDMKKSDGTRQLLVPSIKSAEHLNFAEFWAAYEDVVRRARDNKLTVADFQGTTITLTNPGTIGTVHSVPRLMKGQGTIIGVGAMEYPAEYQGAAPETLSRLGVSKTMTLTSTYDHRIIQGAQSGDFLRIVHGLLLGQDGFYDEIFRALRIPYEPIRWATDVPHSHEDEVSKQARVLELIHAYRVRGHLMADTDPLEYKQRTHPDLDVSTHGLTLWDLDREFATGSFGGSKRFMLLRDILGVLRNAYCRTVGIEYMHIQEPDQRRWIQERVEKPVDLTPREDQLRILLKLNQAEAFETFLQTKYVGQKRFSLEGGESLIPVLDEVVEAAAEAGLLEACIGMAHRGRLNVLANIVGKSYAQIFGEFQGNIDPRTVQGSGDVKYHLGADGEFTALDGSKIKVSLTANPSHLEAVNPVLEGIARAKQDILDRGEEFPVLPILVHGDAAFAGQGVVAETLNLSQLRGYRTGGTVHVVVNNQVGYTTSPDQSRSSMYSTDVARMVQAPIFHVNGDDPEACTRVARLAFEFRQAFKKDVVIDMVCYRRRGHNEGDDPSYTQPLMYDLIEAKRPVRKLYTEALIGRGDITIEEAEQVLLDYQKQLERVFAETRQTAPTTVTTVPTYPDKPAPEGAVVTATTPEVLKRIADAYLTVPDGFTVHPKVLPQVQRRAQALSEGNIDWATAEITAFGALLLDGRPVRLAGQDSRRGTFVQRFASLVDRKTGESFLPLQHLDESQAKFYAYDSLLSEFAAMGFEYGYSVARPDALVLWEAQFGDFANGAQTIIDEFISAGEAKWGQYSGVVLLLPHGYEGQGADHSSARMERFLLMGAEDAFRVAQPSTPASHFHLLRSQALSGSHRPLVVFTPKSMLRNKRAVSAPDDFTGTTTFRPVLPDPEPLDAAKVDRVLLCSGKITWELLAERTKRSDDHTAILPVEQLYPLPAQEIATALAAYPNLREIRWVQDEPENMGPWPFMALHLAPQLPGGLPLRPVTRPASTSPAVGNHNVHLDQQKALHDAAFA, encoded by the coding sequence ATGCGCGGACCCGGTCACCCCGACTACCCTGTACCAGAGCAGCCGCGCAGATTCGAACGGAAGAAGGCGAACGCGACAGTGGCCCCCACCGGCCCGGAATCGGGATTCGGACCGAACGAGTGGCTCGTCGAGGAGTTCTACGAGAGCTGGCTCGAAGACCCCTCCAGTGTCGACCCCCAGTGGGCGGAGTTCTTCGCCGGCCGTAAGGCCGCCGATGCCGCCCCGGCCGCGCCGCCGGGCCCCGCCACCGCCGCCACACCGACACCCGCCCCGGCCGCCACTCCCACGTCCCCCGCGAGGACCACCGTGACCACCCAGCCCGCCGCCGTGCCGGCGCAGACCGCAACGACGCAGTCCGCCTCCGCGCAGCCGACCACCACCGCCGCGAAGGCCGCGCCGAAGCCCACCCCGGCGCAGCCGCCGAAGGCGCCGGCCCAGCCGCAGGACGCGGCCGGGCAGCCCGAGGTGGTCCCGCTCCGCGGCGCGCCGGCCCGCACGGCCACCAACATGGAGGCCAGCCTCGAGGTCCCGACGGCCACCAGCGTGCGCGCCGTCCCGGCCAAGCTGCTGGTCGACAACCGCATCGTCATCAACAACCACCTCGCGCGGTCCCGCGGCGGCAAGGTGTCGTTCACGCACATCATCGGGTACGCGCTGGTCAAGGCGCTGCACCAGATGCCCGACATGAACTACGCCTTCGCCGACAACGACGGCAAGCCGGCGCTGGCCAAGCCGCAGCACATCAACCTCGGCCTGGCCATCGACATGAAGAAGTCCGACGGCACCCGGCAGCTGCTGGTGCCCAGCATCAAGAGCGCCGAGCACCTCAACTTCGCCGAGTTCTGGGCCGCCTACGAGGACGTCGTCCGGCGGGCCCGCGACAACAAGCTGACGGTCGCCGACTTCCAGGGCACCACCATCACGCTGACGAACCCGGGCACCATCGGCACCGTCCACTCCGTGCCGCGGCTGATGAAGGGCCAGGGCACCATCATCGGCGTCGGGGCCATGGAGTACCCGGCCGAGTACCAGGGCGCGGCCCCCGAGACGCTGTCGCGGTTGGGCGTCTCGAAGACCATGACGCTCACCAGCACCTACGACCACCGCATCATCCAGGGCGCCCAGAGCGGCGACTTCCTGCGCATCGTGCACGGCCTGCTGCTGGGCCAGGACGGCTTCTACGACGAGATCTTCCGCGCGCTGCGCATCCCGTACGAGCCCATCCGCTGGGCCACCGACGTCCCGCACAGCCACGAGGACGAGGTCAGCAAGCAGGCGCGGGTGCTGGAGCTGATCCACGCCTACCGCGTGCGCGGCCACCTCATGGCCGACACCGACCCGCTGGAGTACAAGCAGCGCACCCACCCCGACCTCGACGTCAGCACCCACGGCCTCACGCTGTGGGACCTCGACCGCGAGTTCGCCACCGGCTCGTTCGGCGGCAGCAAGCGGTTCATGCTGCTGCGCGACATCCTCGGCGTGCTGCGCAACGCCTACTGCCGCACCGTCGGCATCGAGTACATGCACATCCAGGAGCCCGACCAGCGGCGCTGGATCCAGGAGCGGGTCGAGAAGCCGGTCGACCTCACCCCGCGTGAAGACCAGCTGCGCATCCTGCTCAAGCTCAACCAGGCCGAGGCGTTCGAGACCTTCCTGCAGACGAAGTACGTCGGGCAGAAGCGGTTCTCGCTCGAGGGCGGCGAGTCGCTGATCCCGGTGCTCGACGAGGTCGTCGAGGCCGCCGCCGAGGCCGGGCTGCTCGAGGCCTGCATCGGCATGGCCCACCGCGGCCGGCTGAACGTGCTGGCCAACATCGTCGGCAAGAGCTACGCGCAGATCTTCGGCGAGTTCCAGGGCAATATCGACCCCCGCACCGTCCAGGGCTCCGGCGACGTCAAGTACCACCTGGGCGCCGACGGCGAGTTCACCGCGCTCGACGGCTCGAAGATCAAGGTGTCGCTGACGGCGAACCCGAGCCACCTCGAGGCCGTCAACCCGGTGCTCGAGGGCATCGCGCGGGCCAAGCAGGACATCCTCGACCGCGGCGAGGAGTTCCCGGTGCTGCCGATCCTGGTGCACGGCGACGCCGCGTTCGCCGGCCAAGGCGTGGTGGCCGAGACGCTGAACCTCTCCCAGCTGCGCGGCTACCGCACCGGCGGCACCGTCCACGTCGTCGTCAACAACCAGGTCGGCTACACCACGTCGCCCGACCAGTCCCGCTCGTCGATGTACTCCACCGACGTCGCGCGCATGGTGCAGGCGCCGATCTTCCACGTCAACGGCGACGACCCCGAGGCGTGCACCCGGGTGGCCCGGCTGGCCTTCGAGTTCCGGCAGGCGTTCAAGAAGGACGTCGTCATCGACATGGTCTGCTACCGCCGGCGCGGCCACAACGAGGGCGACGACCCCAGCTACACCCAGCCGCTCATGTACGACCTCATCGAGGCGAAGCGGCCGGTGCGCAAGCTGTACACCGAGGCGCTGATCGGCCGCGGCGACATCACCATCGAAGAGGCCGAGCAGGTCCTGCTCGACTACCAGAAGCAGCTCGAGCGGGTGTTCGCCGAGACCCGGCAGACGGCGCCGACCACCGTCACCACGGTGCCGACCTACCCCGACAAGCCGGCGCCCGAGGGCGCGGTCGTCACGGCCACCACGCCCGAGGTGCTCAAGCGCATCGCCGACGCCTACCTCACGGTGCCCGACGGCTTCACCGTCCACCCGAAGGTGCTGCCGCAGGTGCAGCGCCGGGCGCAGGCGCTCTCCGAGGGCAACATCGACTGGGCCACCGCCGAGATCACCGCGTTCGGCGCGCTGCTGCTCGACGGCCGTCCGGTGCGGCTGGCCGGCCAGGACTCCCGCCGCGGCACGTTCGTGCAGCGGTTCGCGTCGCTGGTCGACCGCAAGACCGGCGAGTCGTTCCTCCCACTGCAGCACCTCGACGAGTCGCAGGCCAAGTTCTACGCCTACGACTCCCTGCTGTCCGAGTTCGCGGCCATGGGCTTCGAGTACGGCTACTCGGTGGCCCGTCCCGACGCGCTGGTGCTGTGGGAGGCGCAGTTCGGCGACTTCGCCAACGGCGCGCAGACCATCATCGACGAGTTCATCAGCGCCGGTGAGGCCAAGTGGGGCCAGTACTCCGGCGTCGTACTGCTGCTGCCGCACGGCTACGAGGGCCAGGGCGCCGACCACTCGTCCGCGCGCATGGAGCGGTTCCTGCTCATGGGCGCCGAGGACGCGTTCCGGGTGGCGCAGCCGTCCACGCCGGCGTCGCACTTCCACCTGCTGCGCTCGCAGGCGCTCAGCGGCAGCCACCGCCCGCTGGTGGTGTTCACGCCGAAGTCGATGCTGCGCAACAAGCGTGCGGTGTCCGCGCCCGACGACTTCACCGGCACCACCACGTTCCGGCCGGTGCTGCCCGACCCCGAGCCGCTCGACGCCGCGAAGGTCGACCGCGTGCTGCTGTGCAGCGGGAAGATCACCTGGGAGCTGCTGGCCGAGCGCACCAAGCGCTCCGACGACCACACCGCCATCCTCCCGGTCGAGCAGTTGTACCCGCTGCCCGCGCAGGAGATCGCGACGGCGCTCGCGGCGTACCCGAACCTGCGCGAGATCCGCTGGGTCCAGGACGAGCCCGAGAACATGGGCCCGTGGCCGTTCATGGCGCTGCACCTGGCGCCGCAGCTGCCCGGCGGCCTCCCGCTGCGCCCGGTCACCCGGCCGGCCAGCACGTCGCCGGCGGTGGGCAACCACAACGTCCACCTCGACCAGCAGAAGGCGCTGCACGACGCCGCGTTCGCCTGA
- a CDS encoding permease prefix domain 1-containing protein, with the protein MIDQYVAQLRREVRGPLLPRRGMLRELRDGLLDAAEAHREAGASDAEAQRLAVEEFGPVEVVADGVRTELAAVTARYLAGVIVVLGAVQFAVATYTWTTAAAAQGWPEPAPWYGVVSRAVDISTLTFIGLAALAVLALGRGARLLPTRRVVRFIAVGTLADIALHIVSCALLTAYAPASMVEWNGPELVAMALLSLGSTLWISWLAVSCLRLTSPRSEDGVHDAAHLAPGLLLRD; encoded by the coding sequence GTGATCGACCAGTACGTGGCCCAGCTGCGCCGCGAGGTGCGCGGACCGCTGCTGCCTCGGCGCGGCATGCTGCGCGAGCTGCGCGACGGCCTGCTCGACGCCGCCGAGGCGCACCGGGAGGCCGGCGCCTCCGACGCCGAGGCGCAGCGACTGGCCGTCGAGGAGTTCGGGCCGGTCGAGGTCGTCGCGGACGGCGTGCGCACCGAGCTGGCGGCCGTCACCGCGCGCTACCTGGCCGGGGTGATCGTCGTCCTCGGTGCCGTGCAGTTCGCGGTGGCCACCTACACGTGGACCACGGCGGCCGCGGCGCAGGGCTGGCCCGAGCCGGCGCCGTGGTACGGGGTGGTCTCGCGTGCCGTCGACATTTCCACCCTCACGTTCATCGGCCTGGCCGCCCTCGCGGTGCTGGCGCTGGGCCGCGGGGCCAGGCTGCTGCCCACTCGCCGGGTGGTGCGGTTCATCGCCGTGGGGACGCTCGCCGACATCGCGCTGCACATCGTCAGCTGCGCGCTGCTGACCGCGTACGCGCCGGCCAGCATGGTCGAGTGGAACGGGCCGGAGCTGGTGGCGATGGCCCTGCTCTCGCTGGGATCGACGCTGTGGATCAGCTGGCTGGCGGTGAGCTGCCTGCGGCTGACGTCACCCCGGTCCGAGGATGGCGTTCATGACGCTGCTCATCTCGCTCCAGGCCTGCTGCTGCGCGACTAG
- a CDS encoding PadR family transcriptional regulator → MKADALRGNLDALILAVVRDRPLHGYGVSEALHERSDGAVDLPTGTLYPALRRLERLGYLRSSWDTVGGRKRRTYEITRGGKAYLVAQQQAWSEMSSVMNAILGPG, encoded by the coding sequence ATGAAGGCCGACGCCCTCCGCGGCAACCTCGACGCGCTGATCCTCGCCGTCGTCCGCGACCGGCCACTGCACGGCTACGGCGTCTCCGAGGCGCTGCACGAGCGCAGCGACGGCGCCGTCGACCTCCCCACGGGCACGCTCTACCCCGCGCTGCGCCGGCTGGAGCGGCTGGGCTACCTGCGCAGCTCCTGGGACACCGTCGGCGGCCGCAAGCGGCGCACGTACGAGATCACCCGCGGCGGCAAGGCCTACCTAGTCGCGCAGCAGCAGGCCTGGAGCGAGATGAGCAGCGTCATGAACGCCATCCTCGGACCGGGGTGA
- a CDS encoding cytochrome ubiquinol oxidase subunit I, producing MSVLDLSRLQFALTAIFHFLFVVLTLGLAPVVAFFQTRWAVTGKEVHERLTRFWGQLYIVNYAMGIVVGLAMEFQFGLHWSGLMTFAGDVFGAPLATETLVAFFLESTFLGMWIFGWNRLNRWVHTTLIWLVVLTAYLSAFWVMVANGFLQNPVGHVVEDGVARIDDFGALLTNQQAIGALLHIVPVCLLTGSVVMVGICSWHFLRGTPDVDFFRRSLRVAVVVGAAAAVFAVGNGYAQFGYLTDGKELAFGGSAAERAEFQAEMEALHGPGDWTPPTWISFAWPLMEISGTLYMSIFFGLLFFLVKNAFDRTRPAWLRRFWHRFYVWTLPWPFVVVACGWLLREVGRQPWVVYGELTTAEAVSGHEAGTVLTSLVLFGLLFATLAALDWWLIARLARRGPHDLVLGSDGIGREEPELVLAGRD from the coding sequence ATGAGCGTGCTGGACCTGTCGCGGCTGCAGTTCGCGCTGACGGCGATCTTCCACTTCCTGTTCGTGGTGCTCACCCTGGGCCTGGCGCCGGTCGTGGCGTTCTTCCAGACCCGCTGGGCCGTCACCGGGAAGGAGGTGCACGAGCGGCTGACGCGGTTCTGGGGCCAGCTCTACATCGTCAACTACGCCATGGGCATCGTCGTCGGGCTGGCCATGGAATTCCAGTTCGGCCTGCACTGGAGCGGTCTCATGACGTTCGCCGGCGACGTGTTCGGCGCGCCGCTGGCCACCGAGACGCTGGTCGCGTTCTTCCTGGAGTCGACCTTCCTCGGCATGTGGATCTTCGGCTGGAACCGGCTGAACCGCTGGGTGCACACGACGCTGATCTGGCTGGTCGTGCTGACGGCGTACCTGTCGGCGTTCTGGGTCATGGTCGCCAACGGGTTCCTGCAGAACCCCGTCGGCCACGTGGTCGAGGACGGCGTCGCCCGCATCGACGACTTCGGCGCGCTGCTGACCAACCAGCAGGCCATCGGCGCGCTGCTGCACATCGTCCCGGTCTGCCTGCTGACCGGCAGCGTCGTCATGGTCGGCATCTGCTCGTGGCACTTCCTGCGCGGCACGCCCGACGTCGACTTCTTCCGCCGCTCGCTGCGGGTCGCGGTCGTCGTGGGCGCGGCGGCCGCCGTGTTCGCCGTCGGCAACGGGTACGCGCAGTTCGGCTACCTGACCGACGGCAAGGAGCTGGCGTTCGGCGGGTCGGCGGCGGAGCGGGCCGAGTTCCAGGCCGAGATGGAGGCCCTGCACGGGCCGGGGGACTGGACGCCGCCGACGTGGATCTCGTTCGCCTGGCCGCTGATGGAGATCAGCGGGACGCTGTACATGTCGATCTTCTTCGGGCTGCTGTTCTTCCTCGTCAAGAACGCGTTCGACCGCACCCGGCCGGCCTGGCTGCGCCGCTTCTGGCACCGGTTCTACGTGTGGACGCTGCCCTGGCCGTTCGTGGTGGTGGCCTGCGGCTGGCTGCTGCGCGAGGTGGGCCGGCAGCCGTGGGTCGTCTACGGCGAGCTGACCACGGCCGAAGCGGTCTCCGGCCACGAGGCCGGCACCGTGCTGACCAGCCTCGTGCTGTTCGGCCTGCTGTTCGCGACGCTGGCCGCGCTGGACTGGTGGCTGATCGCCCGGCTGGCCAGGCGCGGCCCGCACGACCTCGTGCTGGGCTCCGACGGCATCGGCCGCGAGGAACCCGAGCTCGTGCTCGCGGGGAGGGACTGA
- a CDS encoding cytochrome d ubiquinol oxidase subunit II: MDVLWLGLLGLLLTGWSVLDGAVLGLGSSLRRIGRDGPRRRLLLTAIGPFLLGGEVWLVATFGILIGAFPGLEKDLLSAYYPLVVGLVASWILRDIGIWFRSRRPSPAWQRGWETVVVVASTTMPFAWGLLLGNVVQGVPTRGRPGVETLVGPYSLLWGAVVVAVFTLHGAVFAALRLPPEHRTRTAVTVRRAGAAALALLAAVAVATPVLGAGPDRPLPAAALGVVAAGAVLLALRLYQRGRDGRAYVCTAVAAAAPVLAAGVASAPRLLDGLAASGTLDLLAVIVAPLVPVLLAVQVWMWWTFRHRVGVGSAVFF; this comes from the coding sequence ATGGACGTGCTGTGGCTGGGCCTGCTCGGGCTGCTGCTCACCGGCTGGTCGGTGCTCGACGGCGCCGTCCTCGGGCTGGGCTCGTCGCTGCGCCGCATCGGGCGCGACGGGCCGCGGCGGCGGCTGCTGCTGACCGCGATCGGGCCGTTCCTGCTCGGCGGCGAGGTGTGGCTGGTCGCGACGTTCGGCATCCTGATCGGCGCGTTCCCCGGGCTGGAGAAGGACCTGCTGTCGGCCTATTACCCGCTGGTGGTCGGGCTGGTGGCGTCGTGGATCCTGCGCGACATCGGCATCTGGTTCCGCAGCCGTCGTCCGTCGCCGGCCTGGCAGCGCGGCTGGGAGACGGTGGTCGTCGTCGCCAGCACGACCATGCCGTTCGCCTGGGGGCTGCTGCTCGGCAACGTCGTCCAGGGGGTGCCGACGCGCGGGCGGCCGGGGGTTGAGACACTGGTCGGGCCGTATTCACTGTTGTGGGGGGCCGTCGTGGTCGCCGTGTTCACGCTGCACGGCGCGGTGTTCGCCGCGCTGCGGCTGCCGCCTGAGCACCGTACGCGCACCGCCGTCACGGTGCGCCGGGCCGGTGCGGCCGCGCTGGCGCTGCTGGCCGCCGTCGCCGTCGCCACCCCCGTGCTCGGCGCCGGCCCCGACCGGCCGCTGCCCGCCGCCGCGCTCGGCGTCGTCGCCGCCGGGGCCGTGCTGCTGGCGCTGCGGCTGTACCAGCGCGGGCGCGACGGCCGTGCCTACGTCTGCACCGCGGTCGCCGCGGCGGCGCCGGTGCTCGCCGCGGGTGTCGCGTCGGCGCCGCGGCTGCTCGACGGCCTCGCCGCGTCCGGCACCCTCGACCTCCTGGCCGTCATCGTCGCCCCGCTGGTCCCCGTCCTGCTCGCCGTGCAGGTGTGGATGTGGTGGACGTTCCGGCACCGCGTCGGCGTCGGATCGGCGGTGTTCTTCTGA